Below is a window of Rhodamnia argentea isolate NSW1041297 chromosome 11, ASM2092103v1, whole genome shotgun sequence DNA.
TCGCCGCGTCCTGCTTCATCGCTAGTTTCACGGACAGCGTCAAGTCATCCGATGGCCAGGTCTACTACGGATTCGCGACGTCGAAAGGACTGTACCTCTTCGACACGACCGTCCCGAGCACGAGCCTGCCCGATCTGAGCAAGCACAAACGGGGGTTCATAGACTGGGTCCACGCGCTGCTATCGGTGCTGGTGTTCGGAGCGGTGGCCTTGAGGGACAAGAACGTGGTGAGATGCCTGTACCCGCAGGCAGGGCACGAGGCGCAGGAGGTTATGGACATTGTTCCGGTCGGAATTGGCCTCATCTGCAGCTTGCTCTTTGTTGTTTTTCCTACAAGAAGGCACGGGATCGGGTATCCCATCTCGCCGGGAAAGTGATCAACACCATTGTTGTGTTCATCAGGGGGATGTGGTGTTATCTGATCTGATCTGGTCAATCACTTGATTTGAGTTTGGAGTCCttgattctttttttgaattcaGAGGGGAGGCTGTAGCTTGTATCAAATAGTCCCCTCCCGCTCTCATTTCCTCGTCGTTTTATCTGGTTTAGTCATAAAATTGTCTGATAAGACAAATGGACAGCATTCGGAGCAAATAAGAAGAAATTGGTACATAATCAGTGCCAATAGACAATCAGTTCTTTCACCGCTGACTTATTTCTCTGTATTGCTCTGATTTATGCGATTCATCAAACTTGTGGCAAGAGACTCGGGTGTTTAGCAAGCCGAATTCAGGTCGGAAGCGATTGTGTCCATGAGATCTGTCGATAACCTTGCAAACGAGAAAAACAGAAGCAGAGCCGAGAGCAAACGTGGCTCTAAAGGGCCTTTTTGCTCTTTGCCTTTTCCCAAGTTGAAGCGAGAATGGAGCTATCCATAAAGTCATAAACCGCAGAGTGTCCAGTCTTTAACAAAGCGAACGTCAACCAACGAATTAAGAGGATTAAGCAGGGAAGTAGAAACTTTAGAAAGAATCCAACTGGAGATCACAACGGACATCCTGCCAGTACGCTGACCGGTCCGGCGTCGTCAAATAGGCGCCACGACAGTGAGCACATCTCCGCTCATGGCGGCGGGAAGAGCAGCTTGCTCTAACATCCCTGGGAAGAGCCATTTGGATGTCTGTTTTGCCTACGCCTATCCTGTTACATGAGATGCGAAGAGGTACCTCCATTCCTCAGCTGTGGAAGCTGCAGGCCGGAAAACATAGGTGGTCGCGGTTGATTACATGAGATACCGAGCATGGATTGTGAAAACTGGAAGCAGCACTTTTCATCTTCTTAGCTGAGATAAGaaccgcgaaacaaacggaaaaCCGAGTTCGCAGATATAGGGTCTGTAGCTTTCCTGGAGTACATAAACACAGCTAAAAACTAAAGCTTTCTGCATTCGTTGCGGTGAGCTTGGAGTAGACATCATCTCATTTcccatttaaaataaataaatgaagttTGGGGTCTATGATTGGTACAAAAGGGGCAGAGTCCAGGCCAACTTATCTTTCTGGTCTCGCCCGCCATACGCGGTCTGGCGTCGAAAACATTAAAAGGACGGCTCGCCTCAGTTTCTCACCTCGGACATACATCTGCTTAAGGAAATTCAATGTTGTCCCACTAGTCTTGCCACGGCTTCAGAATTTCTAGAATACCGGGTTCAAAATGGTGATAGAAAGTATTGTGATGATTCTTAGGTTAAGCCCTTTTCCATCTAGTTATAAAGAGAGTCTATATACATTTAGGTGATACTCTCTTTATGCAAGCAAGCATTAGTCGAAACTAAAAGATGTAAGATTTTTCTATAGTTCCATAAGGCATAGACTAGAAGACATCAAACACGTCACGACATTAGGAGTTGATTGTGTGTTCCTGCTTCTACAATTCAAGACGTCTGTGGGGGCATCACCCAAAAAAGGAGCCATGAAATTAGTTGGCCTTAAAAAGGGTAAATCCTGGAGTTTGCCATTAACGAAGGATTGTGTCGCA
It encodes the following:
- the LOC115747278 gene encoding protein DMP5-like, encoding MSDLRTRTTSTKRPSVPATSEASTSSGSGSDHEPETPKSLQRPSSFSQRAISQTLTGTANLANLLPTGTLLAFQLLMPVFTNNGSCDSATRPLTIILLAVLAASCFIASFTDSVKSSDGQVYYGFATSKGLYLFDTTVPSTSLPDLSKHKRGFIDWVHALLSVLVFGAVALRDKNVVRCLYPQAGHEAQEVMDIVPVGIGLICSLLFVVFPTRRHGIGYPISPGK